One segment of Nostoc piscinale CENA21 DNA contains the following:
- a CDS encoding site-2 protease family protein: protein MFASSETPIIAAIVLLAFGILGWGFYRARPFGKLGILAWLQSVVLMTPWLLFFGLFAAGVYLNIVGILFLVVASAGLYIYLGRQLRAAGQDAILKQRATERLAADTTPEGNTASPVTAELKIEVLSIPETDLNAIKGIFGLDTFFATETIAYQEGAIFKGNLRGEPQEVHNRLSANLRERLGEQYRLFLVENTDGKPVVIVLPSRNDPRPTTAGQKAFAGILLIATIATCLETAGLLLNFDLFANPAKLTQALPIGLGIFVILIAHEIGHWVLARRYQVRLSWPFFLPAVQIGSFGSITRFESLLPNRTALFDITLAGPAAGGIVSLIMLIAGLLLSHPGSLFQLPNQFFQGSILVGSLARVVLGSALQSPLVNVHPLVIIGWLGLVITALNLMPAGALDGGRIVQAIYGRKTAGRTTLATLILLALVSLGNTLAMYWAIVILFLQRDLERPSLNEISEPDDARAALGLLALFLMIATLLPLTPGLAGRLGIG, encoded by the coding sequence ATGTTTGCTTCCTCAGAGACTCCTATAATTGCAGCCATTGTATTATTAGCTTTCGGAATTTTAGGTTGGGGCTTTTATCGCGCCAGACCTTTTGGAAAACTGGGAATCTTAGCCTGGTTGCAGTCAGTGGTTTTGATGACTCCCTGGCTGTTATTTTTTGGTTTGTTTGCTGCCGGCGTTTATCTCAACATTGTTGGCATATTGTTCTTAGTAGTAGCTTCTGCCGGATTGTACATCTACCTTGGCAGACAATTACGGGCGGCGGGACAAGATGCCATCCTCAAGCAACGGGCAACAGAAAGGCTGGCTGCTGATACCACACCAGAAGGTAATACTGCATCACCAGTCACCGCCGAACTCAAAATTGAAGTATTATCAATTCCCGAAACTGACTTAAATGCTATTAAAGGCATTTTTGGTCTGGATACATTTTTCGCCACAGAAACGATCGCCTACCAAGAAGGCGCTATCTTTAAAGGTAATTTACGCGGCGAACCCCAAGAAGTTCACAACCGCCTCAGCGCCAACTTGCGAGAACGTCTGGGTGAGCAGTATCGCCTGTTTTTAGTAGAAAACACAGATGGTAAACCTGTGGTGATTGTACTGCCTAGCCGTAACGATCCCCGTCCCACCACCGCAGGGCAGAAAGCATTCGCCGGGATTCTGCTCATCGCTACCATTGCTACCTGTTTAGAAACTGCCGGGTTACTCCTCAACTTTGATTTATTTGCCAACCCAGCCAAGTTAACCCAAGCCTTACCCATCGGCCTCGGCATTTTTGTCATTTTAATCGCCCACGAAATTGGTCATTGGGTATTAGCGCGGCGTTACCAAGTCCGTCTTAGCTGGCCTTTCTTTTTACCTGCTGTACAAATTGGTTCTTTTGGTTCAATTACCCGCTTTGAGTCTCTCTTACCCAACCGCACTGCATTATTTGATATTACTTTGGCAGGGCCGGCCGCTGGCGGTATCGTCTCTTTAATCATGTTAATTGCCGGGTTATTGCTTTCCCACCCAGGCAGTTTATTTCAATTACCCAATCAATTTTTCCAAGGCTCCATTTTAGTCGGCAGCTTGGCGCGAGTCGTCCTCGGTTCCGCCTTACAATCACCCTTAGTTAACGTCCATCCTTTAGTAATTATTGGTTGGCTAGGCTTAGTCATCACCGCTTTAAATCTGATGCCAGCCGGTGCTTTAGATGGTGGACGCATCGTGCAAGCAATTTACGGGCGCAAAACTGCGGGAAGAACCACATTAGCCACTTTGATTTTGCTGGCGTTAGTTTCTCTCGGTAACACCTTGGCAATGTACTGGGCAATTGTCATTCTGTTTTTACAACGTGACTTAGAACGCCCCAGCTTAAACGAAATTAGCGAACCCGATGACGCTAGAGCCGCTTTAGGTCTGTTGGCACTATTCTTAATGATTGCCACTCTTCTGCCTTTAACCCCCGGTTTAGCTGGGCGTTTAGGCATTGGGTAA
- a CDS encoding alpha-amylase family glycosyl hydrolase: protein MVQTPPSQFSPEQYKVESSTAEVEALIETPPSDTELNLEFLYTRDIEFRQETIYFIVVDRFHDGDPENSEGINPELYDPTGQDWGKYWGGDLQGVIEKLDYLKNMGVTAIWLTPLFEQVEELFVGNAAIHGYWTKDFKRINPRYIGKDENPSLNETQETRNTTFDRLIDELHKRNMKLVLDIVCNHSTPDTSGSKGELYDDGVKIADFNDDVNNWYHHYGEVQNWEDEWQVQNCELAGLATFNENNSEYRDYIKSAIKQWLDRGVDALRVDTVKHMPIWFWQEFTGDMYNHRPDVFIFGEWIYSGPNDDRSLEFANNSGMTILDFGLCVAIRAALAQGSENGFQTIQYIFDEDYRYNGATELITFIDNHDMPRFQSLNPDPAMLKVAIALIMTSRGIPCIYYGTEQYLHNDTNGGNDPYNRPMMEKWDNDTEIYRYIRLLSGLRRLNPAISMGSHWQKYITPDVYCYIRRYRDSLCFVALNRGGEVTLPEIETELPDGEHTCVISRNKYEVKDGKIYDLHLEERGVIVFSHVGERIKGQTIIRVQLNGVQTQPGEIIVVTGDCPELGNWDISKAYPLEYINTNTWFAEIPFDESAGKLISYKYAMWREGRSPLRENTTPRRWVVAKEGTVKWRDTWATGRES from the coding sequence ATGGTGCAAACACCTCCATCCCAATTCTCACCAGAGCAGTACAAAGTAGAATCATCCACAGCCGAAGTCGAAGCTCTCATCGAAACCCCACCATCAGATACAGAACTTAATTTAGAATTTCTTTACACCAGAGATATTGAATTTCGCCAAGAAACCATCTACTTTATCGTTGTTGATCGCTTTCATGATGGCGACCCCGAAAATAGCGAAGGTATTAACCCAGAATTGTATGATCCCACAGGGCAGGACTGGGGTAAATATTGGGGCGGCGACTTGCAAGGTGTAATTGAAAAATTAGACTATCTCAAAAATATGGGAGTTACCGCTATTTGGTTAACTCCTTTATTTGAGCAAGTAGAAGAATTATTTGTGGGAAATGCAGCCATACATGGCTATTGGACAAAAGATTTTAAACGCATCAATCCCAGGTATATTGGTAAAGATGAAAACCCTTCATTAAATGAAACCCAAGAAACTAGAAATACTACCTTTGACCGCTTAATTGATGAGTTACATAAGCGGAATATGAAGTTAGTATTGGATATTGTTTGTAACCACAGTACCCCTGACACCAGTGGTAGTAAAGGTGAATTGTATGATGACGGCGTAAAAATTGCCGACTTCAATGATGATGTGAATAACTGGTATCACCATTACGGTGAAGTGCAGAACTGGGAAGACGAATGGCAGGTGCAGAACTGTGAATTAGCTGGTTTAGCCACTTTCAACGAAAACAACAGTGAATATCGGGATTATATTAAATCTGCAATTAAACAATGGCTCGATAGGGGTGTAGATGCCCTGCGAGTAGATACTGTAAAACACATGCCCATCTGGTTTTGGCAAGAATTTACAGGTGATATGTATAATCACAGACCAGATGTGTTTATTTTTGGCGAATGGATTTATAGTGGGCCAAATGACGATCGCTCTCTAGAATTTGCCAATAATTCCGGGATGACTATTCTAGACTTTGGCTTGTGTGTTGCCATTCGCGCCGCCCTCGCCCAAGGTTCCGAAAATGGATTTCAAACAATTCAATACATTTTTGATGAAGACTACCGCTACAACGGTGCAACCGAGTTAATTACCTTCATCGATAACCACGATATGCCACGCTTTCAATCGCTGAACCCTGACCCAGCGATGTTAAAAGTAGCGATCGCCCTAATTATGACATCCCGTGGTATTCCCTGCATTTATTACGGTACAGAACAGTATCTGCATAACGACACCAACGGCGGTAATGACCCCTACAACCGCCCCATGATGGAAAAATGGGACAACGATACCGAAATTTATCGTTACATCCGCTTACTTTCCGGCTTACGGCGGCTCAACCCAGCCATTTCAATGGGTAGCCATTGGCAAAAATACATCACCCCCGATGTTTACTGCTACATCCGCCGTTATCGTGATTCCCTGTGTTTTGTCGCCCTCAACCGCGGCGGCGAAGTCACATTGCCAGAAATCGAGACAGAATTACCCGACGGCGAACATACTTGTGTCATCAGCCGCAATAAATACGAAGTCAAAGATGGCAAAATTTACGACCTACACCTAGAAGAACGGGGAGTAATTGTCTTCAGCCACGTAGGCGAACGCATCAAAGGCCAAACCATAATTCGGGTGCAACTGAATGGCGTACAGACCCAACCAGGGGAGATAATTGTTGTCACAGGTGACTGTCCAGAATTAGGCAACTGGGATATTAGCAAAGCTTATCCCCTAGAATATATCAACACTAATACTTGGTTTGCCGAGATTCCCTTTGATGAAAGTGCAGGCAAATTAATTAGTTATAAATATGCCATGTGGCGCGAAGGGCGATCGCCCCTGCGGGAAAACACCACCCCCCGTCGTTGGGTAGTCGCCAAAGAAGGCACAGTCAAATGGCGCGACACCTGGGCAACAGGCAGAGAATCTTAA